In Hahella sp. HNIBRBA332, the genomic window GGCTTGAGAGCGAAAGCCGCCAGAAAGTTTAAGGCCACCACTCACTCCAGGCATAGCCTGCCTGTGGCGGAAAACCTTCTTCAGCAGGACTTTAATGCAACGGAGATAAATCAAAAATGGGCGGGTGACATCAGTGTGCCGCAGCAAGCTGCGGGAGAGATGAGGGATTGTGACCCCTCGTCATCGGCATACAGGTGCTGATGACAAACCACCTTATGCGGCGATGGCCAAAAGCCGTGGTCGTGAGCGATAAGGAAAAGGCGCCAATAAGGCGTCAGGTGTGAAACAGGAAGACGAACAACCGTGAACCGCCGTTCAATTGTCGAAACCACTCAGATGATACCAAAACCGGGGAGTGATGTTGCTCCGGGATCAGTGCGGACAGTGCCTGTTGATGGGCCGCATGGTATCCGGCAGAGAGGCGGCGTGATCCTGTTTTGGGCTCTCTCATGGAACTGCGGGAACCTTCGATGGCAATGCCAAGGGAAAAGCACAAGCTCACAAGGCGAGGCCGATAGTACCGATGTGTCATCAAGGGGCGGAGCCGCTCGTAGTAGCATTGAAGGGGCTGTAATGGCCGTGGAGCGAAGGGGCGGCGTCATTCAGCCGAGCTTGTTGGTCAACTGCGCGAGCAGGATGAACTGATGAGTAAGGCAAAGCCATTTGTGATTGAGAAGTCTCTAGTTTGGGAGGCGTTCAAAGATGTTAGAGCGAACCGAGGAGTAGCGGGAGTCGATGGACAGTCGCTGCAGCAGTTTGAGCAGCGTTTGGGGCCGAACCTTTATCGGATCTGGAATCGCCTGTCGTCGGGGAGCTATTTTCCTCCGGCGGTCAGGGGTGTCGCGATCCCAAAGAAGAGCGGCGGCGAGCGTGTTCTGGGTATCCCGACGGTATCGGATCGTATCGCGCAGACAGTGGCGAAGAAGATTTTTGAACCCCTGGTAGAGCCGATCTTCCATGAAAACTCCTACGGCTATAGGCCCAATCGTTCAGCGCATGATGCGCTGACGACGGTGCGGCGGCGATGCTGGGAGTATGATTGGGTGATTGAGTTTGATATCAAAGGGTTGTTCGATAATATCGACCATGACCTGCTGATGCGTGCGGTGAGACGCCACTGTCAGATACCTTGGGTGGCGCTCTACATTGAGCGCTGGTTAAAAGCGCCGATGGTAGGTCCAGATGGGCAAGAACAGCAACGCGATCGGGGTACCCCTCAAGGGGGTGTGATCAGTCCGGTGCTAGCCAACCTGTTTCTGCACTACGCACTGGATCGTTGGATCAAAGAGCGCTGTCGAAGCGTGCGATTGTGTCGCTATGCGGATGATGGTGTGATCCACTGCAAAAGCCAGCGTCAAGCTGAATGGGTGCTTGCCCAAGTCAGTCGGCGATTGGTTGACTGTGGCTTGCAGATCCATCCGGGGAAAACGCGCATTGTGTATTGTAAGGATGTCAATCGTACGACCAATCACGAGAGCATTGAGTTCAGCTTTCTGGGTTACAGTTTTCGTCCTCGAAAAGCAGTGGACAAATACGGGCGCGTTTACGTCAACTTCTTACCGGCAGTCAGTCCAGCAGCCTTGAAAGACATGCGGCGGAAAATCCGTAGTTGGCGCTTGCAGTTAAAGAACGACAAGTCGCTGATGGATTTATCACGTATGTTTAACCCTGTACTGAGAGGGTGGTGGCAATACTATGGACGGTTCTATCGTTCAAAGCTGGAGGCTGTTGGTAAGGGCTTCGATGGATATCTGGTTCGGTGGCTAATGCGCAAGTTCAAATCCTTCGCAAGGCGCAAAACCAGAGCATGGCGATACCTTGATACACTGAAACAACGTTACCCGCATGCCTTCGTGCACTGGAGTAACCAAGCAAAAGGCCGAATGATGGGAGCCGTATGACGCGAGAGTGTCATGTACGGTTCTGCGAGGGGCTGGCGGTGAGAGTCCGCCGGCCTACTCACCCCTATTTGTGGACGGAAGAAGGTTGGCTGTATCTAGCCGTCGTGCTGGACCTGTTCAGCCGTAAAGTCATAGGCTGGGCGATGAGCAAGCGAATGAAATCGGAGCTGGTCTGCGACGCCTTGCGCATGGCGTTGTGGCGTCGACGTCAGCCCAAAGGGGTGATCGTCCATTCAGATCGAGGTTCCCAATATTGCTCAGAAGCCTATCAGACGTTGATTCAGGCGCATGGGCTTCGTTGCAGCATGAGCGGCAAAGGTAATTGCTATGACAATGCCTGTGTGGAAAGCTTCTTTCACTCCCTGAAAGTGGAAGCGATTCACGGAGAGCGGTACGCAACCCGACAAGAAATGCGTGAAGCCGTGTTTGAGTATATCGAAGTGGATTACAATCGGACCCGCCTTCATAGCGCAAATGGGTATCTCAGCCCAGAGAGTTATGAAGCATCGAAAGTCGCTTAATGACGTGTCTAATCTTTGTGG contains:
- the ltrA gene encoding group II intron reverse transcriptase/maturase — protein: MSKAKPFVIEKSLVWEAFKDVRANRGVAGVDGQSLQQFEQRLGPNLYRIWNRLSSGSYFPPAVRGVAIPKKSGGERVLGIPTVSDRIAQTVAKKIFEPLVEPIFHENSYGYRPNRSAHDALTTVRRRCWEYDWVIEFDIKGLFDNIDHDLLMRAVRRHCQIPWVALYIERWLKAPMVGPDGQEQQRDRGTPQGGVISPVLANLFLHYALDRWIKERCRSVRLCRYADDGVIHCKSQRQAEWVLAQVSRRLVDCGLQIHPGKTRIVYCKDVNRTTNHESIEFSFLGYSFRPRKAVDKYGRVYVNFLPAVSPAALKDMRRKIRSWRLQLKNDKSLMDLSRMFNPVLRGWWQYYGRFYRSKLEAVGKGFDGYLVRWLMRKFKSFARRKTRAWRYLDTLKQRYPHAFVHWSNQAKGRMMGAV